The sequence GAGTTGTTGGCATAAGAGTATAAAATAGTGTTCTATCCGTTAGAGGGAAAATTGTGATACTGTAGCACCTGATACCATTCTTGGCAAATAATGTCGCAGATGTGGAACGCTTTTATGGAGTTTTTAAAGGCTGAAAGGGATATTTGATTGCCTTTTATGGGTAAGTGTTATATTGTATACTGTTCAGAAAGGGATCTGTGGGGCAGCAATTTGGCTGCCATTTTTTATTTCAAATATAAACATATCCTTTTTTTGTATCGACAATAAACTATTGTGTTAAAACAAGAATTATATTTTTTAGCACTTTCAAGTATATTTTATAGTTAGGTAAAGGAGTAACCTCCCATTGCAGGCCGAACTTAAAGAAAATCTCCTCAAGGCAGGAAAAGAAGAGGGGTGTATCAGCTTTACTGAGTTGAACAAACTCCTCCCTGAAGAAATCAAAGATCCTGCAGCCATTGAGAAAGTATTCAATTTTCTTGGTGCTCATAGTATTGAAATTGTGACCCAGGATGGTAAGGATGGTGAAAAAAGGACTCTATCCGGTGAGGTCTGGAGCATTCCAGATGGATCCGATGATAGCGACTTCGAAGATGATCCAGCCACATCCTCCCCGGAAGATGATGCCCATGACGGAGAAGAAACCACCACAACCTATTTGCGGGAAATGGGGCGTTTTGATCTTCTGACTCCTGATGAAGAGGCCAAATATTCAAGAACCATCAGGCAGGGGTTTGAGTCAATAATAGAAGCAATTCGAATTGACCAGTCCGGTGTTAAGGATCTTGAACTTCTTCGTACCCGGATAGCTCTGTGGGAAAAAAGAGATCCCACCCTCAAGCCAAAAAAACAGCAACTCAACTTCATGCGCTACAGTGTTGTCAGTGCTGCCAAAAAACACTCTGATTGCCGTGAATTGATTGAGTTGCAAACCAGACTTGAAGCCTATTCCCGTTCTATTGAAATTGCCAAGGATTGTATGATTCGTGCGAATCTTCGTCTGGTGGTTTCAATTGCAAAACGGTATATGCATCAGGGCCTTACTCTTGCTGATCTTATTCAAGAAGGAAATCTTGGGCTCATGCGAGCTGTTTTCCGTTTTGATTATACTAAGGGAAACAAATTCTCCACATACGCATCCTGGTGGATTCGTCAGGCCATTACCCGGGCTATTCTTGATAAAACCAGAACTATCCGCCTCCCTGTTCATTTCCTTGAGCTGAGAAGTCAGTTTTTCAAAGCCTTTTATGCTCTCTATAAAGAGCTGGGTAGAGAACCGACACCGCTGGAAATATCCAAGAATACAGACCTTCCAATGGATAAAATCCTCGCCATTCTTGAGGCCTCAAGAGAACCAATTTCTCTCGAAACCCCTGTCGGTGACGATGATTCCACCCTTGGGGATTTTCTTGAAAACCAGGAATCTCAATCCCCCTATGAGGCCGTTCAAAACCGTGAACTTTCAGGACGGGTGGAGGAAATACTCTCTACTTTAAGTGAGCGTGAAGAAAAAATCATCCGTCTGCGTTTTGGTATCGGTGAAAAGGCCGAATACACACTCGAAGAGATCGGCAAACGGTTCAATGTCTCTCGTGAGCGGATTCGACAGATTGAAAAGAAGGCATTAAATCGCCTGAGACATTCGAGTCGTCGTGATAAATTAAAATTCTTTTTGGATTAATTACAAACACTCTATGTAGGAAACTGGCCGGGAAATATCCCGGCTTTTTTTATGACCATGAAAAAATTTATTGAAAGTGCCGGGTTTGGTGACATACTCGAAAAAGTTGAGGCTGGTGAGCGATTATCCTGTGACGATGGTATCCGCCTGTATAACTCCAATGATATTCTGGCCCTTGGCTATATGGCTAATATGGTGCGGAATAGACTGAATGGAGATAATACCTATTTTATTTATAATCAGCATATTAACTATTCCAATATTTGTACCAACCTCTGTAAGTTCTGCGCTTTTGGAAAAGAAAAGGGTCATGAAAAGGCATATGAGATGGACCTTGAGACGGTCAAACAGAAGGTCCGTGACCGGCTCGATGAACCAATCACCGAAATTCATATGGTTGGCGGAATTCATCCTGATCTGCCATTTTCCTATTATACCGATTTACTCCGCGGAATTAAGGAAGTTCGTCCCGATGTTCACATACAGGCCTTTACCTGTGTGGAGATTGCCCATCTTGCCGGTCTTGCTGATAAGCCCGTTGGTGAAACCCTTGAAATACTCAAGGAAGCTGGTCTTGGTTCTATTCCAGGTGGAGGTGCTGAGGTATTTGCGCCACGGATACGTGAACTGACCTGCGAGAAGAAACTTCCTGGCAAAGATTGGATAGAGGTTGCAAAGACAGCCCATCGTCACGGCCTGCACACCAATGCCACCATGTTGTACGGTCATATTGAAACAATGGCGGAACGCATAGAGCATCTCGATGCATTGCGCCTGGCGCAGGATGAAACAAAGGGTTTTCTTGCGTTTATTCCCCTGGCTTTCCATCCCAAAAATACCGAAATGTCTAATATCTC comes from Desulfocapsa sulfexigens DSM 10523 and encodes:
- a CDS encoding sigma-70 family RNA polymerase sigma factor, which encodes MQAELKENLLKAGKEEGCISFTELNKLLPEEIKDPAAIEKVFNFLGAHSIEIVTQDGKDGEKRTLSGEVWSIPDGSDDSDFEDDPATSSPEDDAHDGEETTTTYLREMGRFDLLTPDEEAKYSRTIRQGFESIIEAIRIDQSGVKDLELLRTRIALWEKRDPTLKPKKQQLNFMRYSVVSAAKKHSDCRELIELQTRLEAYSRSIEIAKDCMIRANLRLVVSIAKRYMHQGLTLADLIQEGNLGLMRAVFRFDYTKGNKFSTYASWWIRQAITRAILDKTRTIRLPVHFLELRSQFFKAFYALYKELGREPTPLEISKNTDLPMDKILAILEASREPISLETPVGDDDSTLGDFLENQESQSPYEAVQNRELSGRVEEILSTLSEREEKIIRLRFGIGEKAEYTLEEIGKRFNVSRERIRQIEKKALNRLRHSSRRDKLKFFLD
- the mqnE gene encoding aminofutalosine synthase MqnE, with product MKKFIESAGFGDILEKVEAGERLSCDDGIRLYNSNDILALGYMANMVRNRLNGDNTYFIYNQHINYSNICTNLCKFCAFGKEKGHEKAYEMDLETVKQKVRDRLDEPITEIHMVGGIHPDLPFSYYTDLLRGIKEVRPDVHIQAFTCVEIAHLAGLADKPVGETLEILKEAGLGSIPGGGAEVFAPRIRELTCEKKLPGKDWIEVAKTAHRHGLHTNATMLYGHIETMAERIEHLDALRLAQDETKGFLAFIPLAFHPKNTEMSNISRTTGMDDLKNIAVSRLMLDNFPHIKAYWVMIGPKVAQIALSFGADDMDGTVKEEVITHMAGAETEQAIGSTTLVKLIKEAGRIAIERDTLYETIQVHE